One genomic segment of Mangifera indica cultivar Alphonso chromosome 6, CATAS_Mindica_2.1, whole genome shotgun sequence includes these proteins:
- the LOC123218833 gene encoding trihelix transcription factor GTL1-like: MPPNMNPRKSSVRLGGLGESIALFEIEKAGLASVEESLDPKTEWCSWEDDSSSSWDDDGDNLFANSKEPGMRKKKRKTMTKIESFLEGLTMRIMEKQEQMHKELIELVEKRERERIVREETWKQQEMERIKREEEMRRQEMSRNIALISFIQNALGHEIEPLQPGPVSFVEENEAKDFGNHTENDIMCDPKNRRFLESFDSSRRWPEAEVQALIMLRTASEHKFRMMGSKCSIWDEISVGMHNMGYDRSAKKCKEKWENMNKYFRKSMGNGKKHPENSKACPYFHDLDILYRNGLDTSGNSADFTNYDNVPKIEKE, translated from the exons ATGCCGCCAAATATGAACCCCCGCAAAAGCTCCGTCCGATTAGGCG GCTTGGGAGAGTCTATTGCTTTGTTTGAGATTGAAAAAGCTGGATTGGCTTCGGTCGAGGAGAGTTTGGATCCGAAGACTGAGTGGTGTAGTTGGGAGGACGACTCTAG CTCATCTTGGGATGATGATGGGGATAATTTGTTTGCTAACAGTAAAGAACCCGGGATGcgaaagaagaagaggaaaacaaTGACAAAGATTGAGAGTTTTCTTGAAGGTTTGACCATGAGAATAATGGAAAAGCAAGAGCAAATGCATAAGGAGTTGATAGAATTGGTAGAGaaaagagagagggagagaataGTCAGGGAAGAAACTTGGAAGCAGCAAGAGATGGAAAGGATAAAAAGGGAAGAGGAGATGAGAAGGCAAGAGATGTCTCGTAACATAGCACTTATTTCGTTTATCCAGAATGCTTTAGGCCATGAAATCGAACCTCTGCAGCCAGGACCAGTCTCATTTGTGGAAGAAAATGAAGCTAAAGACTTCGGAAATCACACTGAAAATGACATCATGTGTGATCCAAAGAATAGAAGATTTTTGGAGTCCTTTGATTCTAGCAGAAGATGGCCAGAAGCTGAAGTACAAGCCCTCATAATGCTTCGAACTGCTTCAGAACATAAATTTCGTATGATGGGCTCCAAATGCTCCATATGGGACGAGATATCTGTTGGTATGCATAATATGGGCTATGATCGGAGCGCGAAGAAGTGCAAGGAAAAATGGGAAAACATGAATAAATACTTCCGAAAATCGATGGGCAATGGGAAGAAGCATCCTGAGAACAGTAAGGCATGCCCATATTTTCATGACTTGGACATCTTGTATAGGAATGGACTTGATACTTCAGGAAATTCCGCAGACTTTACTAACTATGATAATGTTCCCAAAATAGAAAAGGAGTAA
- the LOC123219086 gene encoding nudix hydrolase 2-like isoform X5: MLNFDTIRGSCFNLREMSTSSFHTIANAKQQQEIKLLEGINDNYGGVVIKMNEPMDPNNFASMLKSSMSCWKNQGKKGVWIELPIHLANLVEPAVKEGFWFHHAEQSYLMLANWIPGGAHTLPANASHRVGVGAFVFNEEKRELLVVQENSGRYRGKGIWKIPTGVVEQGEDICDAAEREVKEETSIEAKFVEVLAFRQSHKSFFGKSDLFFLCFMRPQTFDVKYQETELEAAKWMALEEYLKLPHVQDQEFTKYIIDLGLAKLEGSYNGFSPVPTISLFSDQKFNLYLNTVDLKHPKPASTGYSGTRIKHCCRYEAFWSSIKCIQAP; the protein is encoded by the exons ATGCTCAACTTTGATACCAT AAGAGGTAGTTGTTTTAATCTCAGAGAGATGTCAACTTCATCATTCCATACGATTGCCAATGCTAAGCAACAACAGGAAATTAAACTACTTGAAGGAATCAATGACAATTATGGAGGTGTTGTTATCAAAATGAATGAGCCCATGGATCCTAATAACTTTGCTTCTATGCTCAAGTCATCAATGTCTTGTTGGAAAAACCAG GGTAAAAAGGGTGTTTGGATCGAATTGCCTATTCACTTAGCTAATCTTGTGGAACCTGCAGTTAAG GAAGGATTTTGGTTCCACCATGCTGAGCAAAGTTATTTAATGCTTGCAAACTGGATTCCTGGAGGGGCTCATACTCTTCCTGCCAACGCCTCACATCGTGTGGGAGTCGGTGCTTTTGTCTTtaatgaagaaaagagagag CTGCTAGTTGTCCAAGAAAATAGTGGGAGATATCGGGGGAAAGGTATTTGGAAGATTCCTACTGGAGTTGTTGAACAG GGAGAAGATATCTGTGACGCAGCTGAAAGAGAAGTCAAAGAAGAGACATCT ATTGAAGCCAAGTTTGTAGAAGTACTGGCATTCAG ACAAAGCCATAAATCATTCTTTGGGAAGTCGGATTTATTCTTTTTGTGCTTTATGCGGCCCCAAACATTTGATGTTAAATATCAGGAGACTGAACTAGAGGCAGCcaag TGGATGGCATTGGAAGAATATTTGAAACTACCACACGTCCAAGATCAGGAGTTTACAAAGTACATAATTGACTTAGGGTTGGCAAAATTAGAGGGCAGCTACAATGGATTCTCTCCTGTGCCGACCATATCTTTGTTCTCTGATCAAAAGTTCAACTTATACTTAAATACTGTGGACCTCAAGCACCCGAAACCAGCTTCCACAGG GTACAGTGGTACACGTATAAAACACTGCTGCAGATATGAGGCATTCTGGTCATCAATTAAGTGTATACAAGCCCCGTGA
- the LOC123219086 gene encoding nudix hydrolase 2-like isoform X6 — MSTSSFHTIANAKQQQEIKLLEGINDNYGGVVIKMNEPMDPNNFASMLKSSMSCWKNQGKKGVWIELPIHLANLVEPAVKEGFWFHHAEQSYLMLANWIPGGAHTLPANASHRVGVGAFVFNEEKRELLVVQENSGRYRGKGIWKIPTGVVEQGEDICDAAEREVKEETSIEAKFVEVLAFRQSHKSFFGKSDLFFLCFMRPQTFDVKYQETELEAAKWMALEEYLKLPHVQDQEFTKYIIDLGLAKLEGSYNGFSPVPTISLFSDQKFNLYLNTVDLKHPKPASTGYSGTRIKHCCRYEAFWSSIKCIQAP; from the exons ATGTCAACTTCATCATTCCATACGATTGCCAATGCTAAGCAACAACAGGAAATTAAACTACTTGAAGGAATCAATGACAATTATGGAGGTGTTGTTATCAAAATGAATGAGCCCATGGATCCTAATAACTTTGCTTCTATGCTCAAGTCATCAATGTCTTGTTGGAAAAACCAG GGTAAAAAGGGTGTTTGGATCGAATTGCCTATTCACTTAGCTAATCTTGTGGAACCTGCAGTTAAG GAAGGATTTTGGTTCCACCATGCTGAGCAAAGTTATTTAATGCTTGCAAACTGGATTCCTGGAGGGGCTCATACTCTTCCTGCCAACGCCTCACATCGTGTGGGAGTCGGTGCTTTTGTCTTtaatgaagaaaagagagag CTGCTAGTTGTCCAAGAAAATAGTGGGAGATATCGGGGGAAAGGTATTTGGAAGATTCCTACTGGAGTTGTTGAACAG GGAGAAGATATCTGTGACGCAGCTGAAAGAGAAGTCAAAGAAGAGACATCT ATTGAAGCCAAGTTTGTAGAAGTACTGGCATTCAG ACAAAGCCATAAATCATTCTTTGGGAAGTCGGATTTATTCTTTTTGTGCTTTATGCGGCCCCAAACATTTGATGTTAAATATCAGGAGACTGAACTAGAGGCAGCcaag TGGATGGCATTGGAAGAATATTTGAAACTACCACACGTCCAAGATCAGGAGTTTACAAAGTACATAATTGACTTAGGGTTGGCAAAATTAGAGGGCAGCTACAATGGATTCTCTCCTGTGCCGACCATATCTTTGTTCTCTGATCAAAAGTTCAACTTATACTTAAATACTGTGGACCTCAAGCACCCGAAACCAGCTTCCACAGG GTACAGTGGTACACGTATAAAACACTGCTGCAGATATGAGGCATTCTGGTCATCAATTAAGTGTATACAAGCCCCGTGA
- the LOC123217899 gene encoding nuclear transcription factor Y subunit B-6-like, which yields MECTGGFHGYRQLPNTASSGLKLTEMHNKNHISSSDGNECTVREQDRFMPIANVTRIMRKILPPHAKISDDAKETIQECVSEYISFITGEANEHCQRERRKTITAEDVLWAMSKLGLDDYIEPLTIYLHRYREMEGERGGPIRGEPLMKRAVEYRTLGAAAFHMGHHHQGFHREGGMGGYLKDANGNVNGNGVGSASSSQGALANGGNNGEAYAQHK from the exons ATGGAATGTACTGGAGGATTCCATGGCTACCGCCAGCTCCCCAACACTGCTAGTTCTG GGCTGAAGTTAACAGAGATGCACAACAAAAATCACATTTCTTCTTCTGATGGCAACGAGTGCACAGTGAGGGAGCAAGACCGGTTCATGCCAATAGCTAATGTGACCAGGATAATGCGCAAGATCCTTCCCCCTCATGCCAAAATCTCAGACGATGCCAAGGAGACAATTCAAGAATGTGTGTCAGAGTACATCAGCTTCATAACCGGCGAGGCGAACGAGCATTGCCAACGCGAGCGACGGAAGACGATTACTGCAGAGGATGTGTTGTGGGCGATGAGCAAATTGGGTTTGGATGACTACATAGAGCCCCTGACCATATACCTCCACAGGTACCGCGAGATGGAAGGGGAGCGAGGAGGGCCGATAAGAGGGGAGCCGTTGATGAAAAGAGCAGTGGAGTATAGGACATTGGGAGCAGCAGCATTTCATATGGGGCACCACCACCAAGGGTTTCATAGAGAAGGAGGCATGGGAGGGTACTTGAAGGATGCAAATGGGAATGTTAATGGTAATGGGGTAGGTTCAGCATCATCATCGCAGGGTGCTCTGGCTAATGGAGGTAATAATGGTGAAGCATATGCTCAgcataagtga
- the LOC123219086 gene encoding nudix hydrolase 2-like isoform X1 has protein sequence MRDKSSCCRPLESLVEEAKCFIRFLRSLSLKFMWDKARSALIVFYPVYRQSILFSAPKFTFDRQASFTVYRQGFLFSAPKFTFDRQASFTGRRGSCFNLREMSTSSFHTIANAKQQQEIKLLEGINDNYGGVVIKMNEPMDPNNFASMLKSSMSCWKNQGKKGVWIELPIHLANLVEPAVKEGFWFHHAEQSYLMLANWIPGGAHTLPANASHRVGVGAFVFNEEKRELLVVQENSGRYRGKGIWKIPTGVVEQGEDICDAAEREVKEETSIEAKFVEVLAFRQSHKSFFGKSDLFFLCFMRPQTFDVKYQETELEAAKWMALEEYLKLPHVQDQEFTKYIIDLGLAKLEGSYNGFSPVPTISLFSDQKFNLYLNTVDLKHPKPASTGYSGTRIKHCCRYEAFWSSIKCIQAP, from the exons ATGCGGGACAAGTCAAGCTGCTGCAGGCCCTTGGAGTCTCTCGTTGAAGAGGCCAAGTGTTTCATTCGATTTCTACGAAGTCTCTCGCTGAAATTTATGTGGGACAAGGCTAGATCtgcattaattgttttttatccAGTTTATCGCCAAAGTATCTTATTTTCTGCTCCCAAGTTCACGTTTGATAGACAAGCATCCTTTACAG TTTATCGCCAAGGTTTCTTATTTTCTGCTCCCAAGTTCACGTTTGATAGGCAAGCATCCTTTACGG GCAGAAGAGGTAGTTGTTTTAATCTCAGAGAGATGTCAACTTCATCATTCCATACGATTGCCAATGCTAAGCAACAACAGGAAATTAAACTACTTGAAGGAATCAATGACAATTATGGAGGTGTTGTTATCAAAATGAATGAGCCCATGGATCCTAATAACTTTGCTTCTATGCTCAAGTCATCAATGTCTTGTTGGAAAAACCAG GGTAAAAAGGGTGTTTGGATCGAATTGCCTATTCACTTAGCTAATCTTGTGGAACCTGCAGTTAAG GAAGGATTTTGGTTCCACCATGCTGAGCAAAGTTATTTAATGCTTGCAAACTGGATTCCTGGAGGGGCTCATACTCTTCCTGCCAACGCCTCACATCGTGTGGGAGTCGGTGCTTTTGTCTTtaatgaagaaaagagagag CTGCTAGTTGTCCAAGAAAATAGTGGGAGATATCGGGGGAAAGGTATTTGGAAGATTCCTACTGGAGTTGTTGAACAG GGAGAAGATATCTGTGACGCAGCTGAAAGAGAAGTCAAAGAAGAGACATCT ATTGAAGCCAAGTTTGTAGAAGTACTGGCATTCAG ACAAAGCCATAAATCATTCTTTGGGAAGTCGGATTTATTCTTTTTGTGCTTTATGCGGCCCCAAACATTTGATGTTAAATATCAGGAGACTGAACTAGAGGCAGCcaag TGGATGGCATTGGAAGAATATTTGAAACTACCACACGTCCAAGATCAGGAGTTTACAAAGTACATAATTGACTTAGGGTTGGCAAAATTAGAGGGCAGCTACAATGGATTCTCTCCTGTGCCGACCATATCTTTGTTCTCTGATCAAAAGTTCAACTTATACTTAAATACTGTGGACCTCAAGCACCCGAAACCAGCTTCCACAGG GTACAGTGGTACACGTATAAAACACTGCTGCAGATATGAGGCATTCTGGTCATCAATTAAGTGTATACAAGCCCCGTGA
- the LOC123219086 gene encoding nudix hydrolase 2-like isoform X3 — MRDKSSCCRPLESLVEEAKCFIRFLRSLSLKFMWDKARSALIVFYPVYRQSILFSAPKFTFDRQASFTGRRGSCFNLREMSTSSFHTIANAKQQQEIKLLEGINDNYGGVVIKMNEPMDPNNFASMLKSSMSCWKNQGKKGVWIELPIHLANLVEPAVKEGFWFHHAEQSYLMLANWIPGGAHTLPANASHRVGVGAFVFNEEKRELLVVQENSGRYRGKGIWKIPTGVVEQGEDICDAAEREVKEETSIEAKFVEVLAFRQSHKSFFGKSDLFFLCFMRPQTFDVKYQETELEAAKWMALEEYLKLPHVQDQEFTKYIIDLGLAKLEGSYNGFSPVPTISLFSDQKFNLYLNTVDLKHPKPASTGYSGTRIKHCCRYEAFWSSIKCIQAP, encoded by the exons ATGCGGGACAAGTCAAGCTGCTGCAGGCCCTTGGAGTCTCTCGTTGAAGAGGCCAAGTGTTTCATTCGATTTCTACGAAGTCTCTCGCTGAAATTTATGTGGGACAAGGCTAGATCtgcattaattgttttttatccAGTTTATCGCCAAAGTATCTTATTTTCTGCTCCCAAGTTCACGTTTGATAGACAAGCATCCTTTACAG GCAGAAGAGGTAGTTGTTTTAATCTCAGAGAGATGTCAACTTCATCATTCCATACGATTGCCAATGCTAAGCAACAACAGGAAATTAAACTACTTGAAGGAATCAATGACAATTATGGAGGTGTTGTTATCAAAATGAATGAGCCCATGGATCCTAATAACTTTGCTTCTATGCTCAAGTCATCAATGTCTTGTTGGAAAAACCAG GGTAAAAAGGGTGTTTGGATCGAATTGCCTATTCACTTAGCTAATCTTGTGGAACCTGCAGTTAAG GAAGGATTTTGGTTCCACCATGCTGAGCAAAGTTATTTAATGCTTGCAAACTGGATTCCTGGAGGGGCTCATACTCTTCCTGCCAACGCCTCACATCGTGTGGGAGTCGGTGCTTTTGTCTTtaatgaagaaaagagagag CTGCTAGTTGTCCAAGAAAATAGTGGGAGATATCGGGGGAAAGGTATTTGGAAGATTCCTACTGGAGTTGTTGAACAG GGAGAAGATATCTGTGACGCAGCTGAAAGAGAAGTCAAAGAAGAGACATCT ATTGAAGCCAAGTTTGTAGAAGTACTGGCATTCAG ACAAAGCCATAAATCATTCTTTGGGAAGTCGGATTTATTCTTTTTGTGCTTTATGCGGCCCCAAACATTTGATGTTAAATATCAGGAGACTGAACTAGAGGCAGCcaag TGGATGGCATTGGAAGAATATTTGAAACTACCACACGTCCAAGATCAGGAGTTTACAAAGTACATAATTGACTTAGGGTTGGCAAAATTAGAGGGCAGCTACAATGGATTCTCTCCTGTGCCGACCATATCTTTGTTCTCTGATCAAAAGTTCAACTTATACTTAAATACTGTGGACCTCAAGCACCCGAAACCAGCTTCCACAGG GTACAGTGGTACACGTATAAAACACTGCTGCAGATATGAGGCATTCTGGTCATCAATTAAGTGTATACAAGCCCCGTGA
- the LOC123219086 gene encoding nudix hydrolase 2-like isoform X4 — MVWLLAGYRLHFCGRRGSCFNLREMSTSSFHTIANAKQQQEIKLLEGINDNYGGVVIKMNEPMDPNNFASMLKSSMSCWKNQGKKGVWIELPIHLANLVEPAVKEGFWFHHAEQSYLMLANWIPGGAHTLPANASHRVGVGAFVFNEEKRELLVVQENSGRYRGKGIWKIPTGVVEQGEDICDAAEREVKEETSIEAKFVEVLAFRQSHKSFFGKSDLFFLCFMRPQTFDVKYQETELEAAKWMALEEYLKLPHVQDQEFTKYIIDLGLAKLEGSYNGFSPVPTISLFSDQKFNLYLNTVDLKHPKPASTGYSGTRIKHCCRYEAFWSSIKCIQAP; from the exons ATGGTTTGGCTGCTCGCCGGTTACCGCCTCCATTTCTGTg GCAGAAGAGGTAGTTGTTTTAATCTCAGAGAGATGTCAACTTCATCATTCCATACGATTGCCAATGCTAAGCAACAACAGGAAATTAAACTACTTGAAGGAATCAATGACAATTATGGAGGTGTTGTTATCAAAATGAATGAGCCCATGGATCCTAATAACTTTGCTTCTATGCTCAAGTCATCAATGTCTTGTTGGAAAAACCAG GGTAAAAAGGGTGTTTGGATCGAATTGCCTATTCACTTAGCTAATCTTGTGGAACCTGCAGTTAAG GAAGGATTTTGGTTCCACCATGCTGAGCAAAGTTATTTAATGCTTGCAAACTGGATTCCTGGAGGGGCTCATACTCTTCCTGCCAACGCCTCACATCGTGTGGGAGTCGGTGCTTTTGTCTTtaatgaagaaaagagagag CTGCTAGTTGTCCAAGAAAATAGTGGGAGATATCGGGGGAAAGGTATTTGGAAGATTCCTACTGGAGTTGTTGAACAG GGAGAAGATATCTGTGACGCAGCTGAAAGAGAAGTCAAAGAAGAGACATCT ATTGAAGCCAAGTTTGTAGAAGTACTGGCATTCAG ACAAAGCCATAAATCATTCTTTGGGAAGTCGGATTTATTCTTTTTGTGCTTTATGCGGCCCCAAACATTTGATGTTAAATATCAGGAGACTGAACTAGAGGCAGCcaag TGGATGGCATTGGAAGAATATTTGAAACTACCACACGTCCAAGATCAGGAGTTTACAAAGTACATAATTGACTTAGGGTTGGCAAAATTAGAGGGCAGCTACAATGGATTCTCTCCTGTGCCGACCATATCTTTGTTCTCTGATCAAAAGTTCAACTTATACTTAAATACTGTGGACCTCAAGCACCCGAAACCAGCTTCCACAGG GTACAGTGGTACACGTATAAAACACTGCTGCAGATATGAGGCATTCTGGTCATCAATTAAGTGTATACAAGCCCCGTGA
- the LOC123219086 gene encoding nudix hydrolase 2-like isoform X2, protein MRDKSSCCRPLESLVEEAKCFIRFLRSLSLKFMWDKARSALIVFYPVYRQSILFSAPKFTFDRQASFTVYRQGFLFSAPKFTFDRQASFTGRRGSCFNLREMSTSSFHTIANAKQQQEIKLLEGINDNYGGVVIKMNEPMDPNNFASMLKSSMSCWKNQGKKGVWIELPIHLANLVEPAVKEGFWFHHAEQSYLMLANWIPGGAHTLPANASHRVGVGAFVFNEEKRELLVVQENSGRYRGKGIWKIPTGVVEQGEDICDAAEREVKEETSIEAKFVEVLAFRQSHKSFFGKSDLFFLCFMRPQTFDVKYQETELEAAKWMALEEYLKLPHVQDQEFTKYIIDLGLAKLEGSYNGFSPVPTISLFSDQKFNLYLNTVDLKHPKPASTGFQVQWYTYKTLLQI, encoded by the exons ATGCGGGACAAGTCAAGCTGCTGCAGGCCCTTGGAGTCTCTCGTTGAAGAGGCCAAGTGTTTCATTCGATTTCTACGAAGTCTCTCGCTGAAATTTATGTGGGACAAGGCTAGATCtgcattaattgttttttatccAGTTTATCGCCAAAGTATCTTATTTTCTGCTCCCAAGTTCACGTTTGATAGACAAGCATCCTTTACAG TTTATCGCCAAGGTTTCTTATTTTCTGCTCCCAAGTTCACGTTTGATAGGCAAGCATCCTTTACGG GCAGAAGAGGTAGTTGTTTTAATCTCAGAGAGATGTCAACTTCATCATTCCATACGATTGCCAATGCTAAGCAACAACAGGAAATTAAACTACTTGAAGGAATCAATGACAATTATGGAGGTGTTGTTATCAAAATGAATGAGCCCATGGATCCTAATAACTTTGCTTCTATGCTCAAGTCATCAATGTCTTGTTGGAAAAACCAG GGTAAAAAGGGTGTTTGGATCGAATTGCCTATTCACTTAGCTAATCTTGTGGAACCTGCAGTTAAG GAAGGATTTTGGTTCCACCATGCTGAGCAAAGTTATTTAATGCTTGCAAACTGGATTCCTGGAGGGGCTCATACTCTTCCTGCCAACGCCTCACATCGTGTGGGAGTCGGTGCTTTTGTCTTtaatgaagaaaagagagag CTGCTAGTTGTCCAAGAAAATAGTGGGAGATATCGGGGGAAAGGTATTTGGAAGATTCCTACTGGAGTTGTTGAACAG GGAGAAGATATCTGTGACGCAGCTGAAAGAGAAGTCAAAGAAGAGACATCT ATTGAAGCCAAGTTTGTAGAAGTACTGGCATTCAG ACAAAGCCATAAATCATTCTTTGGGAAGTCGGATTTATTCTTTTTGTGCTTTATGCGGCCCCAAACATTTGATGTTAAATATCAGGAGACTGAACTAGAGGCAGCcaag TGGATGGCATTGGAAGAATATTTGAAACTACCACACGTCCAAGATCAGGAGTTTACAAAGTACATAATTGACTTAGGGTTGGCAAAATTAGAGGGCAGCTACAATGGATTCTCTCCTGTGCCGACCATATCTTTGTTCTCTGATCAAAAGTTCAACTTATACTTAAATACTGTGGACCTCAAGCACCCGAAACCAGCTTCCACAGG TTTTCAGGTACAGTGGTACACGTATAAAACACTGCTGCAGATATGA